Genomic segment of Thiomonas sp. FB-Cd:
GGCTCGTATCTCAAGCAGGGACTCACCGAGTCCGGATTCATCGTGGACTGGGCGCGCAGCGGCTTGGATGGCCATCATCAGGCGATGACCATGGCATACGATCTGATCGTGCTTGACATCATGCTGCCCGACGTCGATGGTTGGCGCATCTTGCGCTCGCTGCGCGAGAGCGGAAACGACACGCCGGTGCTGTTCCTGACCGCGCGCGATAGCGTCGAGGATCGGGTCAAGGGGCTCGAGCTGGGTGCCGATGACTATCTTGTCAAGCCGTTCGCGTTCACTGAACTGCTTGCGCGCGTGCGCACGCTGTTGCGGCGCGGGCGTAGTGCGCCGCCGACCGAGTCCCTTCAGGTGGCTGATCTGATTCTCGATCTTCCCCGTCGTCGCGCCGCCAGAGGCGGGACACGCATTGCCCTCAGCAGCAAGGAGTTCGCACTTCTCGAACTTCTGATCCGCCGCCAGGGCGAGGTCCTACCCCGCTCCTTGATTGCTTCGCAGGTGTGGGACATGAACTTTGACAGCGACACGAACGTGATCGACGTCGCCATCCGGCGCCTGCGCGCGAAGATCGATGATGGCTTCGAGCCCAAACTGATCCAGACCGTGCGCGGCATGGGCTACACCCTGGATGTGCCCGATGCGCCGTGACGATGGCATGCGCCGTCCGACCTCCCTGGCGGTCCGCGTCACACTGTTGGTTGGGCTCGCGACGACCACGATGTTCCTGCTTGCAGCCTGGGGCATCGAGCGTTCGATCGAACGGCATTTCGCGCAAATGGACCTTGTCGAGCTTCAGGGTGCGTGGCAGTCGGTCAGTGCAGCACTCAAATCGATGAATCGCGCAACGAACGGCGCATCGGAACAACGCAGGCTGGCCGATGCGGTGGCGGGAAGCCACAATGTCTATGTGCTTGTGCGCGACGCCAGCGGCCACCGTCTCTACGAGACGACGCCGCCAGCGCTGTCGGCGTTGACGCGCGGAACTCCTGCGGCCGAAAGCCTCAACCTGGATACGCTTGTGGTCTGGAAGACGCCACAACACACCTACCGCGGCGCGGTGTTGCGCAGCGGCCGGGACACCGTGGTCATGGCCACGACGATCGACTTCCATCTGCAATACCTGCTGCAGTTGCAGGAAGCGCTGTGGGCAGGAACGCTGCTGGCAAGCGTTGTCAGCGTGTTCATCGCACGCCTGGCTGTGCAGCAGGGGCACGCGCCCCTTCGTCGCATCAGCGCCCGAATGCGTGAGATGACGACCGAGCGGCTTCATGTACGTCTGAGTCCCCAACAGGTTCCGGTTGAGCTGGCTGATCTTGTGATCGCCTTTAACGCGATGTTGACGCGCATCGAGCAGAGTTTTCTGCGGCTGCGGGATGTGTCGGCCGACATTGCCCACGAGCTGCGTACCCCTGTCACGAACCTGACGACGCACACCCAGGTGGCGCTGTCCAAGGCGCGCGACGTCGAGGCCTATCGGGAAGTCCTTTATTCGAACCTCGAGGAATTTGAGCGCATGGGTTCGATGATCAGCGACATGTTGTTTCTGGCCCAGGCCGAGCAGGGTCTCACAAAACAGCGCACCGAGAGCGTTGATCTCGCGGTCGAAGTGCGGGCCCTGTTCGACTACTTCGAGGCTTGGGCGGAGGAGCGCAAGGTGGGGCTCGAACTCGAAGGCGGTGCCAGTGCAGTCGATGGTGACCGCGCGATGTTGCGCCGCGCACTCAGCAACTTGATTACCAATGCGATCCGCTACGCACCATCCGGCCAAGCAATCGTCGTGAGCCTGTCGCAGAACGGCCAGCGGGTCAGCGTCAAGGTCTGCAACCCGGGTCCTGACATTGCGCCGGAACACCTGGGGCATCTTTTCGAGCGCTTCTACCGGGTTGATCCCTCACGCCAACGGCGCGGCGAAGGCGCTGGCCTGGGGCTGGCCATCGTCAAATCGATCGTCGAAGCTCACGGCGGTGAGGTCTCGGTGACGTCAACGCACGGGACGACGTGTTTCGTGATGCACCTTCGCGCGGCAGGCCCCCAGACATAGCGCCGTCACACGAGTTTGCCATTCCATGGCGTGGTGCGCCGGCCACGCGCCCCCAGCCCACGGATCGGCAATGGTGCACACGAAGCCCACCAGCCCAAGCAGGGCGCGCACATGGCGTGGCGTCACTCATGGTCCGGACTGCGTGAGGGCACGGCTCTGCACCAACCTGTCGCTCGGCCTTGTTCCGCAGCTTGCCAGATTCCACGCGCGCCGCTCCAAACGAGACGAGGCTGTCATCCTTTTGTCATATGCCATCGCTGTAATGCGTCGATCCGCATACGCCCTCGGACTTGGAACTCACCAGCCGGTGAGCATTGATGCGCCGTCGCACCCTCCGGTGGATTCCCCGACCAAACACTCCGTCCTTCGTGTGCGCTTTGCTTCGTCCTCCTCGGATTGCAGCGACACCAACTCTCAGCCCGTGACGCCAGAAGCGGCTTTGCAACGCCTTCGCGAAGGCGACGCCTGGGCCGTGCTCGCAGTCAGCGGGCACGATGTGCGCGAAGTGGGCGCCTGCTACCAGCGGCTGGTTGTTGGTGGCCACGCTGATCGGCTCAGCGTTCTGGCAATCGATCTGACCATTGCACGCGCATTGCCTTTGCACACCGACGCGTGCTGGCACGCGCCGCCGTGCAAGCGCACCGGCAATGCCTGAGCGCCCGGGGGGTCGTGGGCCGCCCGGTCGCGATGGCGGAGACGATGCCGAGGTCCCCAGCAGACATGCGTCGTCCAACGCTGGCCGGCGCGCAAGACCTCACCCGTCCGCGAGAGCGCTGGGGCCGCGCAGCCTTTGGTCCGTTGCCTGGCCCCGGGGCGGGCGTCGAGCTCCCTCCCAGCCCGCATGACCGCGTCGCCACGCCACGCTGCTACCTCAGACGAAACCACAGTTCGGCCATGGCGCCCGAGATCCGGGCTGATGTCTGGCCGCCCTGACCAACGAACAGCCGCGATCGGATCGCCACGTGCTGTCAATGCGACATGAACACCGGCACCGTCATCGCCGACAGGATCGAGCGCGTCACGCCGCCGAGCAACAACTCATGCGCGCGCGAATGACTGTAGCCGCCCATCACGATGAGGTCCGCAGCCATGTCGGTGGCATGCGACAACAGCAAGTCTGCCACGGAGGCGTCGACCACGGTGGGCGTCATCATCCGCTCATTGAACGCAATGTCGCCCATGCGCTCGGCGGCGTATGAGGCATTCACCCCATGCAACCGCAGGTAAGCACTCGCCGCAGCCAGCGAATCCGCAGCGGGCGCCTGCCTCGAACCATAGGCGCGCAATTGGACGTCGGTTGCACGCTGCAAGAGTGGCAGGGCGTCCCTCAAGGCGCGCGCACTTTCTCGCCCCGGCCCCCAGGCCACCAGCACACGCGAGCAACAATTCTCGGCCAACGCCTCGGGACCTGGCACGAACAACACGGGACAGCTTGCACCGATGAGCAGCTGCGAGGCGAAATGCAATGACGACGGCCGGCCCTCGCCCGCGTCCCAAGGCTGCCCGATCACCAGCAAGTCTGCCGTGCGTGCGCGCTCGATCAGCGGCGCAGGGCCCCGGTCAATGACGTGATGTTCCGCGCGCACGCCGGAACCTCGCGCCAGCTCGGCCATCCAGCCGGCGACAACCGCTTCGATTGGATGCACCGCGTCCACATCAGCGCCCTGTCCTGCTGCCAGCTTCGCAGCCAGTCCAAAGACCTTGCGCTCCTGGGCGGTCTCCCCCAGATACGCCAAGACGCTTCGGTAACAGTTCATTTGGCATCCCCTTGTGTGGCAGATCATGGCCAATGCCGGCCCACACACTGAAGATTAGGCGATTAGTCGTCAAGCGAATTGACCCAGCTCAACCCATCATGCCGATCGGCCACTCCTCTGGACGCGTCCACGCCAAGGCCATGCCCATCGTCAAGCCTTGGCGTTTGCTCCAACCCATGCGGCATAGGCTTGCATGTAGCTTTCCAGAAACTTGCGCGTCCCCTCGTTGACCATCTTGCCACTTGCATCGAACAGTTTGTCGGCGCCACCGAGATACGCTTCTGGCTGCGCCATCGCAGGAACATTTAAGAACACCAGCGATTGTCGAAGATGGTGATTGGCGCCGAACCCGCCGATGGCGCCTGGCGACGCACTGACGACTGCGCCTGGTTTGCCGCTCCCGACGCTCTTGCCATAAGGCCGCGAGCCGACATCCAAGCCGTTTTTCAATGCCGCTGGCACAGAGCGATTGTGTTCGGGCGTGACGAACAGAACCGCGTCGGCCGCCTTGATCCGCTCGCGGAACGTCGACCATGCTGTGGGCGGATTCTCATCGCCATCCTGGTTATAGATCGGCAGTTGCCCAATTTCCACGATGCTGAGCATGAACTCTCCCGCCACTAAACCGCTTGCGCGGTTGTAGTGGGGGTTTCGCGGGTCACAGACTTCGACTTGCCACGTTGCCATGGCAGAGGTTTCGGTCTCGCCGCCACGCCCGTCCCAGGCGTGTGTTGCGTATTGAATGCGTCGATGAGCACCACCAACGCGCTGTTTTGGTCGCGTTGCATGACATGCCCGCAGTGCGGGCAGACATGCACACGCTGCGCCAACGTCTTGGGAGCGAGTTCCCAGCACGCCGCGCAGCGCTGCGACGGTTTGAGCTGGCGCGTATTGCTCAGATGCAGCCGCGTACCAGCTTCTTCCGCTTTGTACGCCAGCATCGGATGCGCCATGCCGAACCCCGCCGAGAGGATGTCCCGGTTGAGTCCGGCCTTTTTCCTGACGCGCCGGCCCGGTGCATCCACCGTGCCCTTCGCGCTGCGGCTCATGGTCTTCGGGGCCAATTGCTCGGTCGCCAGGACGGCGCATTGCCGCACCATCCTGGTTGTTTCCTTGTGCACGAAGTCCCGGCGCCGATTGCCGATACGCTCGTGCAGCCGGGCGATGCGACGCCCGAGCCGTTTGAAGCGCAGCGATCCGTTCTTCTTCCTGCCGCGCTGCCGCTGCAGCGCGGCAAGGCGCGGCAGTTCCTCGCGCAGCCAGCGCGGGTTATCGATGGTCCGTCCATCATCGAACGTCGCCCAGTCGTTGATCCCGAAATCCACCCCGCGGCGCTGATCGCCCGTGCGCCGGCGCGCACAGGTCGCGTCGGGCACGCGCAGCGTCACCGACACGAACCACCCACCACCTTTGCGCGTGAGGGTGATGTCGTTGGGTTTTGCCTCAACCCCGAAGCGGTGACGCCCGCGCGCCCGGACGGACAGGGCCGTGTCTCCACTGCCGATGCGCAGCGTGGCACCACGGCCGCCGTGCTGCATGAGCTTCCAGCCAGCCGGGTCGGGATAGGCAAAGCCCGCGAACCGCTTCGCGGCCTTGAACTGCGGGAATCCGGGCGTTTGACCAGCTTTGACCCGGCGAAAGAACGACTGGAAGGCGAGATCCAGCCGCCGCAGCGTCTGCTGCAAGGCGTGGCTGCCGAGTTCGTTGAGCTCAGGCCGATCCGCCTTGATCTGCGGCAATGCGTTCTGCTACGCGTAATAGCTGATGGATTTGCCGGCCTTGCGCCAGGCGTCGATGCGCTCTTCCAGCGCCGCGTTGTACAACTCGCAGTGCAGCCGCGTCCAAGCCTCAAGCCGCGCAGCTTGCGCGGCATTGGGATACAGCTTGAGCGTGACTTTGCGCCGTTGCAGACTGGTATTTTATCCAGCCTGGAGAGGAACAACAAGCGAAACCCGCCCGCTTGACCCCCTCCTGCCCGGTCGGCTTCGCCTAAGCGACGCTGTGCGTCGGGCCGGGTGAGGAAGGGGAATGCGCGGGCATTTGTTCAAGCCCGCAGGAGCAAGTTCGATGAGCGCATTGGCCACCTTGCGATTGATCGAATCCTTCCTCAGGCTTCCAACGAGTAGGGCAACGTCATGAATCTTGTCCATCTGGCATCTCCTGGTTTCTCAATGACAGGAGCCTCGCTAAAGCGCTCGATTGGATAGTACTGAGTTCAATGCGCTGATCGCGCGCATGCGCAGGCGCTTCGCCCCGACCCGCCACTGAAACTCACGCCATGCAAAGACACTGGCGAGCCTTTGAACGGGTTGCCTCAACGGCACGCCCGCTCTGCCACGAGGGGGTCAAAAAGTGTTGGAAGGCCAATCGGAGACAAGTTCTACCGTGCGGTCGAGGCGACGCTGATACCGCTCAGCGGTCATGGTGGTGGGGCCCCTTCCACGTGGATGGAATGAACGCTCCCCCCACGACAACCGCGCGTGCGGTTGAGTGGCGGGAGCGTTCATCTCAACTCCACTGCTCGTGCCAAGCTCACGAGCGAACCGCGCCGGCCATCGATCGTCGCCGCGTGCTGGGTTCAGGCCGGCCTGTGGTGATGTCGCTATTTAGCGAAAGCTCAATAGGGGTGGGTGCGCTCATGCTCGATGATTGTGCTTGAGCCTCAGTCAGCCGCGGGCGTGCCGCTCGGGGGCTGCGGCGCAAGCCTCGCGTGCGGCGCGATCAGCGGCATCAATTGCGGTGCCAGGTCGCGGAGGAGCTCAACGGTCAGCGCGCTGGTGAAACGGTACCGCGCGGCATAGGGCTCACGCGCATACGCAGTGAT
This window contains:
- a CDS encoding transposase, with protein sequence MPQIKADRPELNELGSHALQQTLRRLDLAFQSFFRRVKAGQTPGFPQFKAAKRFAGFAYPDPAGWKLMQHGGRGATLRIGSGDTALSVRARGRHRFGVEAKPNDITLTRKGGGWFVSVTLRVPDATCARRRTGDQRRGVDFGINDWATFDDGRTIDNPRWLREELPRLAALQRQRGRKKNGSLRFKRLGRRIARLHERIGNRRRDFVHKETTRMVRQCAVLATEQLAPKTMSRSAKGTVDAPGRRVRKKAGLNRDILSAGFGMAHPMLAYKAEEAGTRLHLSNTRQLKPSQRCAACWELAPKTLAQRVHVCPHCGHVMQRDQNSALVVLIDAFNTQHTPGTGVAARPKPLPWQRGKSKSVTRETPTTTAQAV
- a CDS encoding helix-turn-helix domain-containing protein; this translates as MQRRKVTLKLYPNAAQAARLEAWTRLHCELYNAALEERIDAWRKAGKSISYYA
- a CDS encoding NADPH-dependent FMN reductase, producing MLSIVEIGQLPIYNQDGDENPPTAWSTFRERIKAADAVLFVTPEHNRSVPAALKNGLDVGSRPYGKSVGSGKPGAVVSASPGAIGGFGANHHLRQSLVFLNVPAMAQPEAYLGGADKLFDASGKMVNEGTRKFLESYMQAYAAWVGANAKA
- a CDS encoding universal stress protein, which translates into the protein MNCYRSVLAYLGETAQERKVFGLAAKLAAGQGADVDAVHPIEAVVAGWMAELARGSGVRAEHHVIDRGPAPLIERARTADLLVIGQPWDAGEGRPSSLHFASQLLIGASCPVLFVPGPEALAENCCSRVLVAWGPGRESARALRDALPLLQRATDVQLRAYGSRQAPAADSLAAASAYLRLHGVNASYAAERMGDIAFNERMMTPTVVDASVADLLLSHATDMAADLIVMGGYSHSRAHELLLGGVTRSILSAMTVPVFMSH
- a CDS encoding heavy metal response regulator transcription factor, producing MKLLLVEDEIKTGSYLKQGLTESGFIVDWARSGLDGHHQAMTMAYDLIVLDIMLPDVDGWRILRSLRESGNDTPVLFLTARDSVEDRVKGLELGADDYLVKPFAFTELLARVRTLLRRGRSAPPTESLQVADLILDLPRRRAARGGTRIALSSKEFALLELLIRRQGEVLPRSLIASQVWDMNFDSDTNVIDVAIRRLRAKIDDGFEPKLIQTVRGMGYTLDVPDAP
- a CDS encoding Cu(+)/Ag(+) sensor histidine kinase is translated as MRRDDGMRRPTSLAVRVTLLVGLATTTMFLLAAWGIERSIERHFAQMDLVELQGAWQSVSAALKSMNRATNGASEQRRLADAVAGSHNVYVLVRDASGHRLYETTPPALSALTRGTPAAESLNLDTLVVWKTPQHTYRGAVLRSGRDTVVMATTIDFHLQYLLQLQEALWAGTLLASVVSVFIARLAVQQGHAPLRRISARMREMTTERLHVRLSPQQVPVELADLVIAFNAMLTRIEQSFLRLRDVSADIAHELRTPVTNLTTHTQVALSKARDVEAYREVLYSNLEEFERMGSMISDMLFLAQAEQGLTKQRTESVDLAVEVRALFDYFEAWAEERKVGLELEGGASAVDGDRAMLRRALSNLITNAIRYAPSGQAIVVSLSQNGQRVSVKVCNPGPDIAPEHLGHLFERFYRVDPSRQRRGEGAGLGLAIVKSIVEAHGGEVSVTSTHGTTCFVMHLRAAGPQT